In the genome of Bacteroidota bacterium, one region contains:
- a CDS encoding 4Fe-4S dicluster domain-containing protein encodes MIIIEFTHLDELFSALRKREYTIIGPVARDGAIALDVIYSASDLPKGHHDEQQPGTYFLRHENDEALFGYVVGPQSWKKYLYPPRMKLFSASRAGKGFEILPDSVTPPSKYAFVGVRPCEISAMVINDAVFDGGQFTDARYVSTRKGSCVIAVNCTRSGGNCFCASMNTGPRATHAFDLSMTEICENGTHHFVVEVGSELGQSILDEVKHRKAEKSEMERALELLSTTATGMAKSLVTEGLPQLLNDNYEHPEWDDVAKRCLACANCTLVCPTCFCSTVDDITDLTGDHAERWKRWDSCFTSDFTRIAGGNIRMSTRARYRQWMMHKLAHWHDQFGTSGCVGCGRCITWCPVGIDITHEAQRIRETSISTINT; translated from the coding sequence ATGATCATTATCGAGTTCACACATCTTGATGAACTGTTTTCGGCATTGCGCAAACGGGAATACACGATCATCGGACCCGTTGCTCGTGACGGGGCAATTGCGCTCGACGTCATCTATTCTGCTTCCGATTTGCCGAAAGGCCATCATGATGAACAGCAGCCCGGCACGTACTTCCTGAGACATGAAAACGATGAGGCGCTATTCGGCTATGTCGTGGGTCCGCAATCCTGGAAGAAATATCTGTATCCCCCGCGCATGAAGCTCTTTTCTGCAAGCCGGGCAGGGAAGGGATTTGAGATTCTCCCTGATTCTGTTACGCCGCCCTCGAAATATGCGTTTGTAGGAGTGCGTCCTTGTGAAATCAGTGCAATGGTAATCAATGATGCCGTTTTTGACGGCGGTCAGTTTACGGATGCCAGATATGTGTCAACACGGAAAGGTTCGTGCGTCATCGCAGTGAACTGCACTCGCTCCGGCGGAAATTGCTTCTGTGCGTCGATGAATACCGGACCGAGGGCCACCCATGCATTCGATTTGTCGATGACCGAGATATGCGAGAACGGCACTCACCATTTTGTCGTCGAGGTTGGTAGCGAATTGGGACAGAGCATTCTTGATGAGGTCAAGCACAGAAAGGCCGAAAAGAGTGAAATGGAGCGTGCCTTGGAACTGCTGTCGACAACAGCGACAGGCATGGCCAAATCACTCGTAACCGAAGGATTGCCGCAATTGTTGAATGACAATTATGAACATCCCGAATGGGATGACGTGGCAAAACGATGTCTTGCGTGTGCCAACTGTACACTGGTGTGCCCGACATGTTTCTGTTCCACCGTCGATGATATAACAGACCTCACCGGCGATCATGCAGAACGGTGGAAACGATGGGACTCCTGCTTCACGTCGGATTTCACAAGAATCGCAGGCGGAAATATCCGCATGTCCACGCGTGCACGGTATCGTCAGTGGATGATGCACAAACTCGCGCACTGGCACGATCAGTTCGGGACATCGGGTTGCGTCGGGTGCGGACGCTGCATTACGTGGTGTCCTGTGGGGATTGACATTACACACGAGGCACAACGCATTCGGGAAACAAGTATCTCAACCATCAATACGTAA
- a CDS encoding cyclic nucleotide-binding domain-containing protein — MEDLTIILRQHPFLRGLSDEHMQTLIGCATNVRFAENSRLINEGELANKFFLIRSGRVALEAEVSGRGGIRIQTVGPGEVLGWSWLISPYRWHFSGVAVMDTRAIALDAECLRNKCETDAHFGYEMLKRLASVMERRLEATRLQLLDMYGITSTGVTP, encoded by the coding sequence ATGGAAGACCTAACCATAATTCTCCGTCAGCATCCGTTCCTTCGCGGCTTGTCAGATGAGCACATGCAGACATTGATCGGGTGTGCTACAAACGTCAGGTTTGCAGAAAACTCCCGTCTCATCAACGAGGGTGAACTGGCGAACAAGTTCTTTCTGATCCGCAGCGGACGTGTTGCGCTGGAAGCAGAAGTGAGCGGGCGAGGCGGCATCCGCATTCAAACTGTAGGCCCCGGCGAAGTGCTTGGGTGGTCGTGGCTGATTTCCCCGTATCGCTGGCATTTCAGCGGTGTGGCCGTGATGGACACACGAGCGATTGCTCTCGATGCAGAATGTCTACGCAACAAATGCGAAACAGATGCTCACTTCGGCTATGAAATGTTGAAGCGTCTTGCTTCAGTAATGGAGCGCCGCCTCGAGGCAACGCGCTTGCAGTTGCTCGACATGTATGGCATTACCTCAACCGGAGTGACGCCATGA
- a CDS encoding DUF1508 domain-containing protein: protein MNRSLTRTEVTMIYHLFHDANTQWKWELRTNAGKLVAISGVLYRSKENCITAIRAVQKSGSARIEGVSHQPFVEEKVPSQTQDTAGL from the coding sequence ATGAACCGCTCACTGACACGTACGGAGGTTACGATGATTTATCATCTCTTTCATGACGCCAACACTCAGTGGAAATGGGAGCTTCGCACTAATGCAGGCAAGCTTGTCGCAATTTCGGGGGTCTTGTATAGATCAAAGGAAAACTGCATCACTGCCATTCGTGCAGTTCAAAAATCCGGGTCGGCGCGCATTGAAGGTGTGAGTCATCAACCCTTTGTGGAGGAGAAGGTGCCTTCGCAGACGCAGGATACCGCTGGTCTGTGA
- a CDS encoding O-methyltransferase, translated as MQETDLNIVHPLIEEYLKHVSPERDSILTEMETFASKTNFPIVGPLVGRLLTLFASAANARRIFELGSGFGYSAYWFAKGTADDARVICTDTKEENAARAKEWLRRAGLDKKVDFRVGDALDVLASEDGPFDIMFCDIDKHAYPRALSLGIPKLRRGGLFLADNVLWKGRILANTPDETSAAILTFNRMLYSDSRLFTTILPIRDGVSLSMKL; from the coding sequence ATGCAAGAAACTGATCTCAACATCGTTCATCCGCTTATTGAAGAATACCTGAAACACGTCTCTCCTGAACGGGATTCTATTCTCACTGAAATGGAAACATTTGCGAGTAAGACCAACTTTCCAATTGTTGGTCCCCTTGTCGGAAGGCTGTTGACGCTCTTCGCGTCTGCCGCAAACGCCCGACGCATTTTCGAGTTGGGGTCCGGTTTCGGCTACTCGGCGTATTGGTTTGCAAAGGGAACTGCCGACGACGCGAGAGTTATCTGCACTGATACGAAAGAAGAGAATGCCGCACGCGCTAAGGAATGGTTGCGCCGCGCAGGATTGGACAAGAAGGTTGACTTCAGAGTTGGTGATGCACTGGATGTACTCGCATCAGAGGACGGGCCCTTTGATATTATGTTCTGCGATATCGACAAACATGCTTACCCGCGGGCACTCTCTCTCGGTATTCCCAAATTGCGTCGTGGCGGGCTGTTCCTTGCGGACAATGTTCTGTGGAAAGGGCGCATCCTCGCCAACACACCAGACGAAACATCGGCAGCAATTCTCACTTTCAACAGGATGCTCTATTCCGATTCGCGACTTTTCACAACAATCCTTCCCATCCGGGACGGGGTTTCCCTCAGCATGAAACTCTGA